The Lineus longissimus chromosome 2, tnLinLong1.2, whole genome shotgun sequence genome window below encodes:
- the LOC135483343 gene encoding homeodomain-only protein-like — MYFPREFVIWDLSTGSHFYCSRKPRRGMAGTVEAQLFPPDKLPKIEEDQCRKLEEYFRSNRNATSIDLMILAEEVGLPEEVVTIWFRHRLAVWRRLQGLPANCGHVND; from the exons ATGTATTTTCCAAGGGAATTCGTAATATGGGATCTTTCAACTGGGAGCCACTTCTATTGTTCCAGGAAGCCTCGAAG GGGGATGGCAGGAACCGTTGAAGCACAGCTCTTCCCTCCTGACAAGCTGCCCAAGATTGAGGAAGACCAGTGTCGGAAGTTGGAGGAGTACTTCCGATCCAATCGCAATGCTACCTCGATAGATCTGATGATTCTGGCGGAGGAGGTCGGGCTACCAGAGGAGGTGGTCACG ATATGGTTCCGTCACAGGCTAGCTGTATGGCGACGTTTGCAAGGCCTTCCAGCCAATTGTGGACACGTGAATGACTAA
- the LOC135483342 gene encoding uncharacterized protein LOC135483342, with protein sequence MDVKEKRRESKFAARLSQKRDKENKRAYKSNDIARPLYTSSEKGKSSSQKSDLKLGTGTDQVLTCLSDRNLNYAATTLEEWGVFSVGWDEIHGDLFHLDGRSHEMGQKYCGIYEKEVDSQLESAFDTIEIEDIDSCDEMEYDLDSYERYTPKYDRDVNTWTSFAMCHVDVESPGSISTFSGDFPMEYFADDIVPGTSPPSTGNTIDTSTDSLMDGANSKNGNTTLEPHFISLDSDGDPVDFLNDNLPKVTDAQLREQNCLRDKIESTTFSTTSHLHNMNNDEIERTAIDNR encoded by the coding sequence ATGGATGTCAAAGAAAAGCGAAGAGAATCGAAATTTGCCGCAAGGTTGTCTCAGAAACGTGACAAGGAAAATAAACGGGCGTATAAGTCGAACGATATTGCGAGACCACTTTACACGAGCTCAGAGAAGGGTAAGTCGAGTAGCCAGAAATCAGATCTCAAACTGGGGACTGGTACTGACCAGGTTTTAACTTGCCTTAGTGATAGAAATCTAAATTATGCAGCAACAACTTTAGAGGAATGGGGAGTGTTTTCCGTTGGTTGGGACGAGATTCACGGAGATTTGTTCCATCTGGATGGACGCAGCCACGAGATGGGACAAAAATATTGCGGAATTTATGAAAAGGAGGTGGATTCACAGCTCGAGAGTGCTTTTGATACGATAGAGATTGAAGATATTGATAGCTGCGATGAGATGGAGTACGATTTAGATTCTTATGAGCGATATACACCAAAATACGACCGGGATGTGAACACTTGGACTAGCTTTGCCATGTGCCATGTAGATGTGGAAAGCCCGGGGAGCATCAGTACATTCAGTGGAGACTTTCCCATGGAATACTTCGCGGATGATATAGTTCCTGGGACGAGTCCCCCAAGTACTGGCAACACCATTGACACATCCACAGATTCTCTAATGGATGGTGCGAATTCTAAAAATGGCAATACCACTTTAGAaccccatttcatttcattagaTTCCGATGGCGACCCGGTTGATTTCCTCAATGATAACCTTCCCAAGGTCACAGACGCACAGCTCCGGGAGCAGAACTGCCTTCGTGATAAGATTGAGAGTACCACCTTTAGCACAACATCTCACCTtcataacatgaataatgatgaaattgAACGCACTGCAATTGACAATCGGTGA